One stretch of Micromonospora cremea DNA includes these proteins:
- a CDS encoding DUF5990 family protein, giving the protein MRIRIDGSDLPGRRVGAEADALRLGNVHVGVQRKAEVVDQVPADAATATWCFEVSSWEIDGMLDVGGPWVHGRPGARFLYLSWGAVTDEGFAMFRRAKLMFTDIPTELLRAAHDGSGILVGRVGLTDAAGGPLCARVHPPAIAWSVE; this is encoded by the coding sequence ATGCGGATCCGAATCGACGGCAGCGACCTGCCAGGGCGGCGCGTCGGTGCGGAAGCTGATGCGCTGCGGCTCGGCAACGTGCACGTCGGGGTCCAGCGCAAGGCCGAGGTGGTCGATCAGGTGCCGGCCGACGCGGCGACGGCGACCTGGTGCTTCGAGGTGTCCAGCTGGGAGATCGACGGGATGCTGGACGTCGGCGGGCCGTGGGTGCATGGGCGCCCCGGAGCACGGTTCCTGTATCTGAGCTGGGGCGCGGTGACCGATGAGGGCTTCGCGATGTTCAGACGAGCGAAGTTGATGTTCACCGACATCCCCACCGAGCTGCTCCGCGCCGCACACGACGGCAGCGGGATCCTGGTCGGCCGAGTCGGGTTGACCGACGCCGCAGGCGGGCCGCTGTGCGCTCGGGTCCACCCTCCCGCCATTGCCTGGTCGGTGGAGTGA
- a CDS encoding MBL fold metallo-hydrolase: MHDWYAQAEAGSDVIRISEPHVNELVSANFWWLRGNDRDIVVDAGLGVVALREAIPGMFERDPMVLLTHAHLDHVGGAPEFADRAAHPAEAGLLAAGVPASLYGAELYDKLGIDVAGEPVPELMIDVLPSPGYDPATYRVEPMTLNRVLDDGDRVDLGGRVLTVLHLPGHTPGSIALLEERTGTLYSGDIIYEGALIDNLPNSDVAAYRRSMEFLADLDVSVVHPGHGHSFDRTRLYQLTETYLCRKA, encoded by the coding sequence ATGCACGACTGGTATGCGCAGGCCGAAGCGGGTAGTGACGTTATCCGGATCTCGGAACCGCACGTCAATGAACTGGTGTCGGCGAACTTCTGGTGGTTGCGCGGCAACGATCGTGACATCGTGGTCGACGCCGGGCTCGGTGTCGTCGCCTTGCGGGAGGCGATTCCGGGCATGTTCGAGCGCGATCCGATGGTCCTGCTCACCCACGCGCATCTGGATCATGTCGGTGGGGCACCTGAGTTCGCTGACCGGGCCGCCCACCCCGCCGAGGCGGGGCTCTTGGCGGCGGGTGTACCGGCGAGCCTTTACGGCGCGGAGCTCTACGACAAACTCGGGATCGATGTAGCGGGAGAACCCGTCCCGGAGCTCATGATCGACGTCCTGCCCAGTCCCGGCTACGACCCGGCTACGTACCGCGTCGAACCCATGACCCTGAACCGCGTGCTCGACGACGGCGACCGAGTCGACCTGGGCGGGCGAGTACTGACTGTGCTGCACCTTCCCGGCCACACACCGGGAAGCATCGCCCTGCTGGAGGAGCGCACCGGGACCCTGTACTCCGGCGACATCATCTACGAGGGTGCCTTGATCGACAACCTGCCGAACTCCGATGTGGCTGCCTACCGGCGAAGCATGGAGTTCCTCGCCGACCTCGACGTGTCCGTCGTCCATCCTGGCCATGGGCACAGCTTCGACAGGACACGCCTTTACCAGTTGACCGAGACCTACCTGTGCAGGAAAGCTTAG
- a CDS encoding VOC family protein, which translates to MTVTFNHTIIATKDRNASAAFYRELFELPEAPSWGPFANVLLDEGVLLQFAEPPVDIQMQHYAFLVDDELFARCLARIEERGITYWADPHMQREGETNTEHGGRGFYFFDTAGHAIEIITRPYL; encoded by the coding sequence ATGACAGTCACGTTCAACCACACCATCATCGCCACGAAGGACAGGAACGCGTCGGCCGCGTTCTACCGGGAGCTGTTCGAGCTGCCGGAGGCACCATCGTGGGGGCCGTTCGCCAACGTCCTGCTCGACGAAGGTGTGCTGCTCCAGTTCGCCGAGCCGCCGGTGGACATCCAGATGCAGCACTACGCCTTCCTCGTCGACGACGAGTTGTTCGCACGATGCCTGGCGCGCATCGAGGAGCGGGGCATCACGTACTGGGCCGACCCGCACATGCAGCGGGAGGGCGAGACCAACACCGAGCACGGCGGGCGCGGTTTCTACTTCTTCGACACGGCCGGGCACGCCATCGAGATCATCACGCGGCCGTACCTGTAG
- a CDS encoding glycoside hydrolase family 43 protein: MRTRLLSVVLTAVLATGLSAAGAGPAAAGQTSLRAADPSVIRVGATYISVQSLNGGIAVRQAPSTDGLAAAPARQVWTDTRNLGEVWAPEIVTDGGRYYIYFSAGRGPAHRMYAISSSSPASGYTAERQLTLPGGKWAIDGSLFTFNGQRWFVWSGWAGDTNVEQNIYLSRMSDPLTPTGNRFIISQPRESWERVVGNPYINEAPEAIRDPNGQLHIVYSANGSWSNQYCLADLRLRAGGDPTYVWDWYKSNGCLFGSNRATMMAGWDRTLHVDGPGHHSFVLLNGDIATSPPAGPRFPLMFHAVPKGTLYSWANRYWYIGTFCWWGNTAYRRANVPGPTTDTGFSIKFFE; the protein is encoded by the coding sequence GTGAGAACCAGACTCCTCTCCGTCGTACTCACCGCCGTGCTCGCCACCGGGCTGTCCGCCGCCGGCGCCGGACCGGCGGCGGCCGGGCAGACCAGCCTGCGGGCCGCCGACCCGAGCGTGATCCGCGTCGGCGCCACCTACATCTCCGTCCAATCGCTCAACGGCGGAATCGCCGTCCGCCAGGCACCATCCACCGACGGGCTGGCCGCCGCTCCGGCGCGACAGGTCTGGACGGACACCCGCAACCTGGGCGAGGTCTGGGCCCCGGAGATCGTCACCGACGGCGGCCGCTACTACATCTACTTCTCAGCCGGACGCGGCCCCGCACACCGCATGTACGCGATCAGCTCATCGTCACCGGCCAGCGGCTACACGGCCGAGCGGCAGCTCACGCTGCCCGGCGGCAAGTGGGCCATCGACGGCAGCCTGTTCACCTTCAACGGGCAGCGGTGGTTCGTCTGGTCGGGGTGGGCCGGCGACACCAACGTCGAACAGAACATCTACCTCAGCCGAATGAGTGACCCGCTCACCCCGACGGGCAACCGATTCATCATCTCCCAGCCGCGGGAGAGCTGGGAACGCGTCGTCGGCAACCCGTACATCAACGAGGCCCCCGAGGCGATCAGGGACCCCAACGGGCAACTCCACATCGTCTACTCCGCCAACGGCAGCTGGAGCAACCAGTACTGCCTCGCCGACCTGCGACTGCGCGCCGGCGGCGACCCGACGTACGTGTGGGACTGGTACAAGTCGAACGGCTGCCTGTTCGGCTCGAACCGGGCCACCATGATGGCCGGCTGGGACCGCACCCTGCACGTCGACGGCCCCGGCCACCACAGCTTCGTGCTGCTCAACGGCGACATCGCCACGAGCCCGCCCGCCGGGCCGAGGTTCCCCCTGATGTTCCACGCCGTGCCCAAGGGCACCCTGTACTCCTGGGCGAACCGCTACTGGTACATCGGCACCTTCTGCTGGTGGGGAAACACCGCCTACCGCCGCGCCAACGTGCCCGGCCCGACGACCGACACCGGATTCAGCATCAAGTTCTTCGAGTGA
- a CDS encoding WD40/YVTN/BNR-like repeat-containing protein: MPDREFSGFDVEAIAEAVRQPPLGELRSTARTRRHRSVAMVATALVALAGVTAVPLASGPDRAHPVAPPEPSTRPDHSSDFTLTGPDSGVDVRREGCVLRFALTDDRGRSWSSGDRTRFQGTRCEANPAPTVGDLEFSVLSDRSYLVSDAGLPRLSTDYGRTWRDGNEAIVAVPTFPATARAVFCGFGCGALREPLAVEPSTGTVYRLTGPAPSWRPLFSLYPSTDGTIWTTYQMPGTSGATVARSADRGATWTTWEVGADASVVAVVGVDDREGYLLTEPSTAGGAMRLLRTADGGETWADTGADLPTQAHWDLTVGSDGSLLAITAGAGTEPNRLARLLVSRDDGRHFTVAREYGPVVGALSVAPGYAWLFGPDDGSTGEPDHLLVTTDATTWSRFTLAP; this comes from the coding sequence ATGCCCGATCGTGAGTTCTCCGGGTTCGACGTGGAGGCCATCGCCGAGGCCGTCCGGCAGCCGCCCCTGGGCGAGTTGCGGTCCACCGCCCGGACGCGCCGACACCGGTCCGTGGCGATGGTGGCGACCGCCCTGGTCGCACTGGCCGGCGTGACCGCCGTACCGCTGGCGTCCGGACCGGACCGGGCGCACCCGGTGGCGCCGCCCGAGCCGTCAACCCGCCCCGACCACTCCAGCGACTTCACGCTGACCGGTCCGGACTCGGGCGTCGACGTACGACGGGAGGGCTGCGTCCTGCGCTTCGCGCTCACCGACGACCGGGGCCGGAGCTGGTCGAGCGGGGACAGGACGCGGTTCCAGGGCACCAGATGCGAGGCCAACCCCGCGCCGACGGTGGGGGACCTCGAGTTCTCCGTTCTCAGCGACCGGTCCTACCTGGTCAGCGACGCCGGACTACCCCGTCTTTCCACCGACTACGGCCGGACCTGGCGGGACGGGAACGAGGCGATCGTGGCTGTTCCCACGTTTCCGGCGACGGCCCGGGCGGTCTTCTGCGGGTTCGGCTGCGGGGCTCTGCGGGAGCCGCTGGCGGTGGAACCGTCGACCGGGACGGTGTACCGGCTGACCGGCCCGGCGCCGTCGTGGCGTCCACTGTTCAGCCTCTATCCCAGCACGGACGGCACGATCTGGACGACGTACCAGATGCCGGGCACCTCGGGAGCGACCGTCGCGCGCAGCGCCGACCGGGGCGCGACCTGGACCACCTGGGAGGTGGGGGCCGACGCGAGCGTGGTGGCGGTGGTCGGGGTCGACGACCGGGAGGGGTACCTGTTGACCGAGCCGTCGACGGCGGGCGGCGCGATGCGGCTGCTGAGAACGGCGGACGGTGGGGAGACCTGGGCGGACACCGGCGCGGACCTGCCCACGCAGGCGCACTGGGACCTCACGGTCGGCTCCGACGGATCCCTGCTGGCGATCACCGCGGGAGCAGGCACGGAGCCGAACCGCCTCGCGCGGCTCCTGGTCAGCCGGGACGACGGGCGGCACTTCACGGTCGCCCGCGAGTACGGCCCGGTCGTCGGCGCGCTCAGCGTCGCCCCCGGGTACGCCTGGCTCTTCGGCCCGGATGACGGGTCGACGGGCGAGCCGGACCACCTCCTGGTCACCACGGACGCGACCACCTGGAGCCGTTTCACGCTCGCGCCCTGA
- a CDS encoding RNA polymerase sigma factor yields MSDGDLISELYAGCFRRLVVQLYAVTGDLNEAQEAVQEAFTRALAAPRRFAELENPEAWLRRVAVNVARSRYRRRRVLDGLLRRIGPPPAVADHSPEHLALLAALRGLPEGQRQALALHYLVDLPVDEVAATLGVSAGTVKSRLSRGRHALAALLTDSDATDTTETGRIDARS; encoded by the coding sequence GTGTCCGACGGTGATCTGATCTCCGAGCTCTACGCCGGCTGTTTCCGGCGCCTGGTGGTCCAGCTGTACGCGGTGACGGGCGACCTGAACGAGGCGCAGGAGGCGGTCCAGGAGGCGTTCACCAGGGCGCTGGCCGCGCCCCGGCGCTTCGCCGAGCTGGAGAACCCGGAGGCGTGGCTGCGCCGCGTCGCGGTGAACGTGGCCCGCAGCCGGTACCGGCGCCGGCGCGTACTCGATGGGCTGCTGCGTCGGATCGGCCCGCCGCCGGCCGTCGCCGACCACTCGCCGGAGCACCTCGCCCTGCTCGCCGCGCTGCGCGGGCTGCCCGAGGGGCAGCGGCAGGCCCTCGCCCTGCACTACCTCGTCGACCTGCCGGTGGACGAGGTCGCCGCCACCCTGGGCGTCTCGGCCGGGACGGTGAAGTCCCGGCTGTCCCGGGGCCGGCACGCCCTGGCGGCGCTGCTCACCGACTCCGACGCCACCGACACCACGGAAACCGGGAGGATCGATGCCCGATCGTGA
- a CDS encoding saccharopine dehydrogenase family protein, translated as MGQNVAVFGAYGHTGRFVVTELRDRGFVPLLVGRDEGRLQALAASGLEYRVASVDDPASLDLALRGSAAVINCAGPFASTAAPVIEAALRAGIPYVDVAAEIEANVDTFTHFTDRARAAGVAVVPAMAFFGGLGDLLVTTAMGDWTAADEAHVAYGLSSWHPTAGTLAAGAVSRERRAGQRVRYTGGRLDYYVDGGDLPRMEWDFPAPLGRRTVLGEFTMADVVTVPSHLSIPEVRTYMTTDAARDLAAPGTPAPAAVDELGRSAQTFTVDVIVRSGDTRRRVIASGQDIYAISAPLAVEAVRRILGGQTRTSGVASAGAIFDAPDFLRALSAHIALEPRHEWTD; from the coding sequence ATGGGTCAGAACGTCGCGGTCTTCGGTGCGTACGGGCACACCGGGCGGTTCGTGGTGACGGAGTTGCGCGATCGTGGGTTCGTTCCGCTGCTCGTCGGTCGGGACGAGGGCAGGCTCCAGGCGCTGGCGGCGTCGGGGCTCGAATACCGGGTGGCGTCAGTCGACGATCCGGCCTCGCTCGACCTGGCGTTGAGGGGCTCGGCGGCGGTCATCAACTGCGCCGGCCCGTTCGCCTCGACCGCGGCCCCCGTGATCGAGGCCGCCCTGCGCGCCGGGATCCCGTACGTGGACGTGGCAGCCGAGATCGAGGCCAACGTCGACACGTTCACGCACTTCACCGACCGCGCTCGGGCCGCGGGCGTCGCGGTGGTCCCGGCGATGGCCTTCTTCGGTGGGCTCGGCGATCTGCTGGTGACGACGGCGATGGGTGATTGGACGGCGGCCGACGAGGCGCACGTCGCGTACGGACTGAGCAGTTGGCACCCGACGGCCGGGACACTCGCCGCCGGCGCCGTCTCCCGGGAACGGCGCGCCGGCCAGCGCGTCCGCTACACCGGCGGCCGGCTGGACTACTACGTCGACGGGGGCGACCTGCCGAGGATGGAATGGGACTTCCCCGCTCCGCTGGGCCGCCGCACCGTCCTCGGCGAGTTCACGATGGCCGACGTCGTCACCGTCCCCAGCCACCTGTCCATCCCCGAGGTGCGCACGTACATGACCACCGACGCGGCCCGGGACCTGGCCGCTCCGGGCACACCGGCCCCGGCGGCGGTCGACGAGCTCGGCCGGTCCGCGCAGACGTTCACCGTCGACGTCATCGTGCGCTCCGGCGACACGCGACGACGCGTCATCGCCAGCGGCCAGGACATCTACGCCATCAGCGCACCCCTCGCCGTCGAAGCGGTGCGTCGCATTCTCGGCGGCCAGACGAGGACGAGCGGCGTCGCCTCCGCCGGCGCGATCTTCGACGCGCCCGACTTCCTCCGCGCGCTGTCCGCACACATCGCGCTCGAACCACGCCACGAGTGGACCGACTGA
- a CDS encoding helix-turn-helix domain-containing protein, with protein MATVALAATDAMLHFELAMACEVFVRDPSGLADPWYDLVVCGPGPVRIGRFWMEPDDGLDRLARADTVIIPAVEDIDADVPPDLLDSVRAAHEAGARIVSLCTGAFVLAAAGVLDGLRATTHWAHTDALAARYPRVTVDPDVLYVDNGNVLASAGKAAAIDLCLHLIRRDHGSTVANAVARRLVVPPHRAGGQAQYVTTPVPARDDHPLANLFPWAMERLNQPLTVEDLARQANMSSRNLARHFRSATGTTPLHWLSTQRIRRAQELLENTDDSIDVIAEAAGMGTATTLRRHFHRAVGVPPDAYRRTFRSAAPKTTAAR; from the coding sequence ATGGCCACTGTCGCGCTCGCCGCCACCGACGCGATGCTGCATTTCGAGCTCGCGATGGCCTGCGAGGTCTTCGTCCGGGATCCCTCCGGCCTGGCCGACCCGTGGTACGACCTGGTGGTCTGCGGCCCGGGCCCGGTGCGGATCGGCAGATTTTGGATGGAGCCGGACGACGGGTTGGACCGGCTCGCCCGCGCCGACACCGTGATCATCCCTGCCGTGGAGGACATCGACGCGGACGTGCCACCCGACCTGCTCGACTCCGTCCGCGCGGCCCACGAGGCGGGCGCCCGGATCGTCTCGCTGTGCACCGGTGCGTTCGTGCTGGCCGCCGCCGGGGTGCTGGACGGACTGCGCGCGACCACGCACTGGGCCCACACCGACGCGCTGGCCGCCCGTTATCCCCGGGTGACGGTCGACCCGGACGTGCTCTACGTCGACAACGGCAACGTGCTCGCCTCCGCCGGCAAGGCGGCCGCGATCGACCTGTGCCTGCACCTGATCCGCCGCGACCACGGCTCGACGGTCGCCAACGCCGTCGCCCGCCGCCTCGTCGTGCCGCCGCATCGCGCCGGCGGCCAGGCCCAGTACGTCACCACCCCGGTGCCCGCCCGCGACGACCATCCCCTTGCCAACCTGTTCCCCTGGGCGATGGAACGGCTGAACCAGCCGCTGACCGTCGAGGACCTGGCTCGCCAGGCGAACATGAGCTCGCGCAACCTGGCCCGCCACTTCAGGTCGGCAACCGGCACCACCCCGCTGCACTGGCTGTCGACGCAGCGGATCCGCCGGGCCCAGGAGCTGCTGGAGAATACCGACGACAGCATCGACGTCATCGCCGAGGCGGCCGGCATGGGCACCGCCACGACGCTGCGCCGGCACTTCCACCGCGCCGTCGGGGTTCCCCCGGACGCCTACCGCCGCACCTTCCGCAGCGCCGCACCGAAGACGACCGCCGCGAGGTAG
- a CDS encoding DUF2267 domain-containing protein: MDYEQLIATVRQRGGLGENEAVRSVQAVLSVLGERLAGREADHLAAQLPERLNPSVTRNPQGRRWDVGEFLKNVGDREQVANADQVRQHAQAVLRTVAEALDDDERHDLFAQLPGGITDLFGVPTPRG, from the coding sequence ATGGATTACGAGCAGTTGATCGCCACGGTACGGCAGCGCGGGGGCCTCGGCGAGAATGAGGCCGTGCGGTCCGTACAGGCCGTTTTGTCGGTGCTCGGCGAACGCCTCGCCGGACGGGAGGCCGACCACCTGGCGGCACAGCTACCGGAGCGGCTGAACCCGTCCGTCACCCGCAACCCACAGGGTCGCCGGTGGGACGTCGGCGAGTTCCTGAAGAACGTCGGCGACCGGGAGCAGGTTGCGAACGCGGACCAGGTGCGTCAGCACGCCCAGGCGGTGTTGCGTACCGTCGCCGAGGCGCTCGACGACGACGAGCGTCACGACCTGTTCGCCCAGCTTCCCGGCGGCATCACCGATCTCTTCGGGGTTCCCACCCCGCGCGGTTGA